In Streptomyces dangxiongensis, one DNA window encodes the following:
- a CDS encoding S1C family serine protease, with the protein MSTENEGNAVPPAPSAPPVPVAPHDASPQGAVPEGNAPTAPLPPVPHEAPAAYGTPEAPAAYGAPGHGPAHQPGPAADGSWPPPPPSTPSYGDGGTGGPGTGWGAAYQQPAPKARGGRGGLVAAVLVAALVAGGLGGGLGYTLAKDHDDHGSTTVSASDSSAAQVKRAPGTIANVAATALPSTVTIEAESSNGEGGTGTGFVFDTQGHIVTNNHVVADAVDGGKLTATFPSGRKYNAEIVGHAQGYDVAVIKLKNAPSDLKPLALGDSDKVAVGDETIAIGAPFGLSNTVTTGIISAKDRPVASSDGSSTSKASYMSALQTDASINPGNSGGPLLNSSGAVIGINSAIQSSSSGGFGGSGQSGSIGLGFAIPINQAKYVAQQLIKTGKPVYAKIGASVSLEDTTDGAKITDQGTGGSAAVESGGPADKAGLKPGDLISKLDDHVIDSGPTLIGEIWTHKPGDKVTVTYKRDGQEHTVDLTLGARDGDS; encoded by the coding sequence GTGAGCACCGAGAACGAGGGCAACGCGGTACCCCCGGCCCCGTCCGCACCTCCCGTGCCGGTGGCCCCTCACGATGCCTCCCCGCAGGGCGCCGTGCCCGAGGGGAACGCGCCGACGGCACCGCTCCCGCCCGTGCCCCACGAGGCCCCCGCGGCCTACGGGACGCCCGAGGCCCCCGCGGCCTACGGGGCGCCCGGGCACGGTCCGGCGCACCAGCCCGGTCCGGCCGCCGACGGCTCCTGGCCGCCTCCGCCGCCGAGCACCCCGTCCTACGGTGACGGCGGCACCGGCGGACCGGGCACCGGCTGGGGAGCCGCGTACCAGCAGCCCGCCCCCAAGGCGCGCGGCGGACGCGGCGGCCTCGTGGCGGCGGTCCTCGTGGCCGCGCTGGTCGCGGGCGGTCTGGGCGGCGGCCTCGGCTACACCCTGGCCAAGGACCACGACGACCACGGCTCCACCACCGTCTCGGCCTCCGACAGCAGCGCCGCCCAGGTCAAGCGCGCGCCCGGCACGATCGCCAACGTCGCCGCCACGGCGCTGCCCAGCACGGTCACCATCGAGGCCGAGAGCAGCAACGGCGAGGGCGGCACGGGCACCGGGTTCGTCTTCGACACCCAGGGCCACATCGTCACCAACAACCACGTCGTCGCGGACGCGGTGGACGGCGGCAAGCTCACGGCCACCTTCCCGAGCGGCAGGAAGTACAACGCCGAGATCGTCGGCCACGCGCAGGGCTACGACGTCGCCGTCATCAAGCTCAAGAACGCCCCGTCGGACCTGAAGCCCCTCGCCCTCGGCGACTCCGACAAGGTGGCCGTCGGCGACGAGACCATCGCCATCGGCGCCCCCTTCGGCCTGTCCAACACGGTGACGACCGGCATCATCAGCGCCAAGGACCGTCCGGTGGCCTCCAGCGACGGCAGCTCCACCAGCAAGGCCTCGTACATGAGCGCCCTCCAGACGGACGCGTCCATCAACCCCGGCAACTCCGGCGGCCCGCTGCTGAACTCCTCCGGCGCGGTCATCGGGATCAACTCGGCGATCCAGTCCAGCAGCAGCGGCGGATTCGGCGGTTCCGGCCAGTCCGGCTCGATCGGCCTGGGCTTCGCCATCCCGATCAACCAGGCGAAGTACGTCGCCCAGCAGCTCATCAAGACCGGCAAGCCGGTGTACGCCAAGATCGGTGCCTCCGTCTCCCTGGAGGACACCACCGACGGTGCGAAGATCACCGACCAGGGCACGGGCGGTTCCGCCGCGGTCGAGTCCGGCGGCCCCGCGGACAAGGCCGGCCTCAAGCCCGGCGACCTCATCAGCAAGCTCGACGACCACGTGATCGACAGCGGCCCCACGCTGATCGGCGAGATCTGGACCCACAAGCCCGGCGACAAGGTCACGGTCACCTACAAGCGGGACGGCCAGGAACACACGGTCGACCTGACCCTGGGAGCCCGGGACGGCGATAGCTGA
- a CDS encoding HTTM domain-containing protein — MLTRVATLLTLLLEQPISLYAAAVLRIGYGFLYFTFLLREFPHHDEIWGPGSPWTPTLARQLFDQTGWVSILTLSDSRAYFEVCYAAALVTSALFMLGWRTRAVSVLFAVVVASFHAKAIFMTDGGDNLILLMALYLVVTACGRRWSLDARRARLRASAGKAGRLPLSQASGELRRHLHDARLTVITVLHNCGMLVIAAQVCFLYGAAGLYKVQGASWGNGTALHYALNLDLFRPWPWLSTMADRHVLLIALTCYLTVLVQVAFPFVLFGRLKYPALIVLLSMHVGIAVFLGLPLFSGAMIVADAVFLPDRFYRYLGQRWRGVARRTDTWEAETPPRGEPVLVPPQHAFSRQ, encoded by the coding sequence ATGCTGACCCGCGTCGCCACGCTACTCACCCTCCTGCTGGAGCAGCCGATCTCCCTGTACGCCGCGGCGGTCTTGCGCATCGGGTACGGGTTCCTCTACTTCACCTTCCTGCTGCGCGAGTTTCCCCACCACGACGAGATCTGGGGTCCCGGCTCACCGTGGACGCCGACACTGGCCAGGCAACTCTTCGACCAGACCGGCTGGGTCAGCATCCTCACCCTGTCCGACAGCCGCGCCTACTTCGAGGTCTGTTACGCGGCAGCCCTCGTCACCTCGGCGCTGTTCATGCTGGGCTGGCGAACCAGAGCGGTATCCGTGCTCTTCGCGGTCGTAGTGGCGTCTTTCCATGCCAAGGCGATCTTCATGACGGACGGAGGGGACAACCTCATCCTCCTCATGGCCCTCTACCTCGTCGTCACCGCATGCGGCCGGCGCTGGTCCCTCGACGCGCGCAGGGCCCGGCTCCGAGCCTCCGCCGGCAAGGCTGGGCGACTTCCGCTGAGCCAGGCATCCGGCGAGCTGCGACGTCACCTCCACGACGCGCGCCTGACAGTGATCACCGTGCTGCACAACTGCGGCATGCTCGTCATTGCCGCCCAGGTCTGCTTCCTCTACGGAGCCGCCGGCCTGTACAAGGTGCAGGGCGCCTCCTGGGGCAACGGCACCGCCCTCCACTACGCCCTGAACCTCGACCTGTTCCGGCCCTGGCCCTGGCTTTCCACCATGGCGGACCGACACGTCCTGCTGATCGCCCTCACCTGCTACCTGACCGTGCTGGTGCAGGTGGCTTTCCCGTTCGTCCTGTTCGGCAGGCTCAAGTACCCGGCTCTGATCGTGTTGTTGAGTATGCACGTGGGTATCGCGGTGTTCCTGGGCCTGCCGCTCTTCTCCGGCGCGATGATCGTCGCGGACGCCGTCTTCCTTCCGGACCGCTTCTACCGGTATCTCGGACAGCGGTGGCGGGGCGTCGCCCGGCGGACAGACACCTGGGAGGCGGAGACTCCGCCCCGCGGAGAGCCGGTACTCGTGCCGCCGCAGCACGCATTCTCGCGCCAGTGA
- a CDS encoding DUF5819 family protein, whose protein sequence is MLLVFLQVAPPNSISRQYSRQVNAWIYPFFEQNWRLFAPDPESANLQISARTMHTAPDGTVQVSNWFDLTTVDTAAVKHDPYPSHTAQNMLRRAWTSYLETHGGDDRPHSQRALMIQQYLRNIAADRVAAHRHGTFESIQLRVITVSITAPPPAGGSGPGAAARKPADTRYLPWWKVARHATR, encoded by the coding sequence GTGCTCCTGGTATTCCTGCAGGTGGCACCTCCGAATTCCATTTCCCGACAGTACAGCCGGCAGGTCAATGCCTGGATCTACCCCTTTTTCGAGCAGAACTGGCGGCTCTTCGCCCCGGACCCGGAGTCGGCCAACCTGCAGATCTCGGCGAGGACCATGCACACCGCCCCGGACGGCACTGTCCAGGTCAGCAACTGGTTCGACCTGACCACCGTCGACACAGCCGCGGTGAAACACGACCCCTACCCGAGCCACACAGCACAGAACATGCTGCGCCGGGCCTGGACCTCCTACCTTGAGACGCACGGCGGCGACGACCGGCCGCACTCGCAGCGCGCTCTGATGATCCAGCAGTACCTGCGCAACATCGCGGCGGATCGCGTCGCCGCTCATCGTCACGGCACATTCGAATCCATCCAGTTGCGGGTGATCACCGTGTCCATCACCGCGCCACCCCCAGCCGGCGGCTCCGGTCCCGGCGCGGCCGCACGGAAGCCCGCCGACACCCGTTACCTGCCCTGGTGGAAGGTGGCCCGTCATGCAACACGCTGA
- a CDS encoding GAP family protein — protein MGAVLGDVLGFAAAVAVSPLPIIALILILATPRGRLNGILFTVGWILGLSALGAVMLVIASPAGASAHKHPATWVGALKIALGLLLLLFGARQWRRRPKDPSQAQLPKWMGAIDRLTPVKVFGLGTALAALNAKNAPLTIAAGATIGSAGLPVGQQVASLAIFVVIATLGLLAPLGVFLLGGERAKTTLGNWKDWAAQHNVAVMAVLFFVLGLKLLGDGISILTP, from the coding sequence ATGGGCGCAGTTCTCGGTGACGTGCTGGGTTTCGCGGCCGCGGTCGCGGTCAGCCCGCTTCCGATCATCGCCCTCATCCTCATCCTCGCCACGCCGCGGGGACGTCTCAACGGCATCCTCTTCACCGTCGGTTGGATCCTTGGACTGTCGGCACTGGGCGCGGTGATGCTGGTGATCGCCTCCCCCGCAGGTGCCTCCGCCCATAAGCACCCGGCCACCTGGGTCGGGGCTCTCAAAATCGCTCTGGGCCTGCTCCTCCTCCTCTTCGGCGCCCGGCAGTGGCGGCGGCGCCCGAAGGATCCCTCGCAGGCACAACTGCCGAAGTGGATGGGCGCCATCGACCGCCTCACGCCGGTCAAGGTCTTCGGCCTCGGTACGGCCCTGGCCGCGCTCAACGCCAAGAACGCCCCGCTGACCATCGCCGCGGGTGCCACCATCGGCTCGGCCGGACTGCCGGTCGGGCAGCAGGTCGCATCGCTGGCGATCTTCGTCGTGATCGCCACGCTCGGTCTGCTGGCCCCGCTCGGAGTCTTCCTCCTCGGGGGAGAGCGGGCCAAGACCACGCTCGGCAACTGGAAGGACTGGGCAGCTCAGCACAATGTCGCCGTGATGGCCGTCCTGTTCTTCGTCCTCGGGCTGAAACTGCTCGGGGACGGCATCTCCATCCTCACCCCCTGA
- a CDS encoding histone deacetylase, producing MKALQEVDPTLPDDLNPEHVWYTSYGSNMHLDRLRFYLQGGRPPGTATVCPGCRDPRMPTRSIPVELRGVVYFATESALWGGGRAFYDPRAEGRVLARAHLVTAGQFSDVAAQEMYREPGTGIDLTDVLTRGTAVLGDGRYETLVCAGQVEGLPLLTFTAPWGLRDVTWNPPSAAYVRYLAAGLLSAEAWDVDAVASYVAACPGAAGHWSEEAIAAMLRD from the coding sequence GTGAAGGCGCTGCAGGAAGTCGACCCGACGCTGCCGGACGATCTGAACCCCGAGCATGTCTGGTACACGTCATACGGCTCCAACATGCACCTGGACCGCCTCCGGTTCTACTTGCAAGGCGGACGGCCGCCAGGCACGGCGACGGTCTGTCCCGGGTGCAGAGATCCACGGATGCCGACCCGCTCGATCCCCGTCGAGCTGCGCGGTGTTGTGTACTTCGCGACCGAGTCGGCGCTATGGGGTGGCGGGAGGGCGTTCTACGACCCGAGAGCAGAGGGCCGCGTTCTCGCGAGAGCGCACCTGGTGACGGCGGGACAGTTCTCGGATGTCGCGGCTCAGGAGATGTACCGGGAACCGGGTACGGGGATCGACCTGACCGACGTCCTGACCCGGGGCACGGCGGTCCTGGGCGACGGGCGCTACGAGACGTTGGTGTGTGCGGGCCAAGTGGAAGGGCTGCCGCTGCTGACCTTCACCGCCCCATGGGGGTTGCGGGACGTTACGTGGAACCCTCCGTCTGCCGCGTACGTGCGTTACTTGGCGGCGGGCCTGCTCTCCGCGGAGGCCTGGGACGTGGACGCGGTCGCTTCGTACGTGGCGGCCTGTCCGGGCGCGGCGGGTCACTGGTCGGAGGAAGCCATCGCGGCCATGTTGCGGGACTGA
- a CDS encoding catalase family protein — protein sequence MAAQFVPYTPDVEDDDSDFDQNLQTVIERTESYITESVEAGGTGQALRDAHAKGYGLVRGQVEILDGLPTEYAQGIYATPGTHDALIRFSNGSPHAGADARLGAATGLALKMFDIPGPTLLEDEPDTGTFDYANINGPIFFCNTVEHYLFIQELFLNAPAYFAQGRPGAHRFFTDFLTGKGTLEQDNWAWDEFLAFLRLAKTPPANLLLSTYWTMGAVRHGDYIAKVRITPDPDSAASVVRRTIAPASGAEVFRPALQAELQERPYAFDIQVQLCTDLERMPVEDTTVEWPEQLSPSVTVAKLRLPQQDISSPENLEKMDSLSFTPWRVTAEHAPLGNIMRARKKVYRRSSVQRHKLNQQPRTEPRSADEVLGPAP from the coding sequence ATGGCAGCACAGTTCGTCCCCTACACCCCTGACGTCGAAGACGATGACTCGGACTTCGACCAGAACCTGCAGACGGTGATCGAGAGGACCGAGAGCTACATCACCGAGTCGGTCGAGGCCGGCGGCACCGGACAGGCCCTGCGGGACGCCCATGCCAAGGGCTACGGACTCGTCCGAGGGCAGGTGGAGATCCTGGACGGGCTCCCCACCGAGTACGCCCAGGGCATCTACGCCACCCCGGGAACCCACGATGCGCTCATCCGCTTCTCCAACGGCTCACCTCACGCCGGAGCCGACGCGCGTCTGGGCGCCGCCACCGGACTGGCGCTGAAGATGTTCGACATCCCCGGTCCGACCCTGCTGGAAGACGAGCCGGACACGGGCACCTTCGACTACGCCAACATCAACGGACCGATCTTCTTCTGCAACACGGTCGAGCACTACCTGTTCATCCAGGAACTGTTCCTGAACGCGCCGGCCTACTTCGCCCAGGGCCGACCCGGCGCACACCGCTTCTTCACCGACTTCCTGACCGGAAAAGGAACCCTCGAGCAGGACAACTGGGCATGGGACGAGTTCCTGGCCTTCCTCCGCCTGGCAAAGACCCCTCCGGCGAACCTGCTCCTGTCGACCTACTGGACGATGGGCGCGGTCCGGCACGGGGACTACATCGCCAAAGTACGCATCACCCCCGACCCGGACTCCGCGGCCTCGGTGGTCCGGCGCACCATCGCCCCGGCTTCCGGGGCGGAGGTCTTCCGGCCCGCGCTGCAGGCCGAGCTGCAGGAGCGGCCCTACGCCTTCGACATCCAGGTCCAGCTCTGCACCGACCTGGAACGCATGCCGGTGGAGGACACCACCGTGGAGTGGCCCGAGCAGCTCTCGCCGTCCGTCACCGTAGCCAAGCTGCGGCTGCCCCAGCAGGACATCTCCAGCCCGGAAAACCTGGAGAAGATGGACTCACTGTCCTTCACCCCCTGGCGGGTCACCGCCGAGCACGCCCCCCTCGGCAACATCATGCGGGCCCGCAAAAAGGTCTACCGGCGCTCCTCCGTCCAACGCCACAAGCTCAACCAGCAGCCGCGGACAGAGCCCCGCAGCGCCGACGAGGTACTCGGGCCGGCCCCGTGA
- a CDS encoding bifunctional DNA primase/polymerase, with amino-acid sequence MREILGRRRRLLSRRNDGQPELISAALTFATQWQWPVLPGVAPDPQGRARCACPDPECTVPGAHPFDPGLLAASTDARLVRWWWTNRPGAPVIMATGGKAPCAVSLPALAASRALALLDRRGMRLGPVIASPTRWALLVKPYSMEQLGELLYAKDFVPGSLRFHGEGGYVALPPSETGQGTVRWERAPLPGSASPWVPDVEAVVDAVVDALTRTGVSAPEL; translated from the coding sequence ATGCGCGAGATCCTCGGAAGGCGACGCAGGCTCCTGTCCAGGCGGAACGACGGGCAGCCTGAGCTGATCAGCGCGGCCCTGACCTTCGCGACGCAATGGCAGTGGCCCGTACTCCCGGGTGTGGCCCCGGACCCACAGGGGCGGGCCCGCTGCGCCTGCCCGGACCCGGAGTGCACGGTGCCCGGCGCGCACCCCTTCGACCCCGGCCTGCTCGCGGCCAGCACCGACGCGCGCCTGGTGCGCTGGTGGTGGACCAACCGGCCGGGCGCGCCGGTCATCATGGCCACCGGCGGCAAGGCGCCCTGCGCGGTCAGTCTGCCGGCGCTCGCCGCCTCCCGCGCGCTCGCCCTGCTCGACCGGCGCGGCATGCGGCTGGGCCCGGTGATCGCCTCGCCGACCCGGTGGGCGCTGCTGGTCAAGCCGTACTCCATGGAGCAGCTCGGCGAACTGCTCTACGCCAAGGACTTCGTTCCCGGCTCCCTGCGCTTCCACGGCGAGGGCGGCTATGTCGCCCTGCCCCCGTCGGAGACCGGCCAGGGCACCGTCCGCTGGGAGCGTGCCCCGCTGCCCGGCTCGGCCTCGCCGTGGGTGCCCGACGTGGAGGCCGTGGTGGACGCCGTGGTCGACGCCCTCACTCGTACGGGTGTGAGCGCACCCGAGTTGTAG
- a CDS encoding glycerophosphodiester phosphodiesterase: MTHAPQHSIQVVAHRGASEDAPEHTLAAYRKAIEDGADALECDVRLTADGHLVCVHDRRVNRTSNGRGAVSALELADLAALDFGSWKTREAWHGRDEEPDWEHRPEDREETSVLTLERLLELVADAGRRVELAIETKHPTRWAGQVEERLLTLLKRFGLDAPDPAAGSQVRVMSFSARSLHRVRAASPTLPTVYLMQFVSPRLRDGRLPAGVGIAGPSIRFVRSHPSYVERLKRAGHQVHVWTVNEPADVDLCVGLGVDAIITNRPHAVLRQLGR, translated from the coding sequence GTGACCCACGCACCACAGCACTCCATCCAGGTCGTCGCCCACCGAGGTGCCTCCGAGGACGCTCCCGAGCACACCCTGGCCGCCTACCGCAAGGCGATCGAGGACGGCGCGGACGCCCTGGAATGCGATGTACGGCTGACCGCGGACGGCCATCTGGTCTGCGTCCACGACCGGCGGGTGAACCGTACCTCCAACGGCCGCGGCGCGGTCTCCGCGCTGGAGCTGGCCGATCTGGCAGCCCTCGACTTCGGGTCCTGGAAGACGCGCGAGGCCTGGCACGGGCGGGACGAGGAGCCCGACTGGGAGCACCGCCCCGAGGACCGCGAGGAGACGTCCGTCCTCACCCTGGAGCGGCTGCTGGAACTGGTCGCGGACGCCGGGCGGCGGGTGGAGCTGGCCATCGAGACCAAACACCCCACGCGCTGGGCCGGCCAGGTCGAGGAGCGGCTGCTGACCCTGCTGAAGCGGTTCGGCCTGGACGCGCCCGACCCGGCCGCCGGCTCGCAGGTGCGGGTCATGAGCTTCTCGGCGCGTTCGCTGCACCGCGTGCGTGCCGCGTCGCCGACGCTGCCGACGGTCTACCTGATGCAGTTCGTCTCGCCCCGGCTGCGCGACGGGCGGCTGCCCGCGGGCGTGGGGATCGCGGGCCCCTCGATCCGGTTCGTGCGCAGCCACCCCTCGTACGTGGAGCGGCTGAAGCGGGCCGGCCACCAGGTCCACGTGTGGACGGTGAACGAGCCCGCCGACGTCGACCTCTGTGTCGGACTGGGCGTCGACGCCATCATCACCAACCGCCCGCACGCGGTACTGCGGCAACTGGGACGCTGA
- a CDS encoding ice-binding family protein — MTPTQASALATPVPLGTAESFAVLAGSAVTNTGPTVVTGDLGVSPGTAISGFPPGLVNGTQHSADAVAAQAQADLVAAYNDAAGQATDGALPADAGGLTLVPGVYTASSTLGLTGTLTLDAQGDPNAVWVFQIGSGLTTASGSRVLLINGASPCNVFWQVGSSATLGTDSTFVGNILALTSISATTGATIDGRALARNGAVTLDTNTITRPQCAAGTTGATTAGTTAGTTAGTTAGTTAGTTAGTTAGTTAGTTAGTTAGTTAGTTAGTTAGTTAGTTAGTTAGTTAGTTAGTTGSTTAGTTAGTTAGTTAGTTGSTTAGTTAGTTGSTTAGTTAGTTGSTTAGTTGGTTGSTTGGNTGGNGHGCKPGKPGKPGKFGKHGKFGKHGKHGKTDEFGKTDEFGKTDEFGKTDEFGKTGEFGKTDEFGKFGKPGKFGKPGEYDDHADYDDQSGTDYGYDCDPA, encoded by the coding sequence GTGACGCCGACGCAGGCAAGTGCCCTCGCCACACCTGTACCACTGGGTACGGCGGAGAGCTTTGCGGTACTGGCCGGTTCGGCCGTCACCAACACCGGTCCCACGGTGGTCACCGGGGATCTCGGAGTGAGTCCGGGGACGGCCATCAGCGGGTTCCCGCCCGGCCTGGTGAACGGGACCCAGCACTCTGCGGACGCTGTGGCTGCCCAGGCCCAGGCCGACCTGGTCGCCGCGTACAACGACGCCGCCGGACAGGCCACCGACGGTGCCCTTCCTGCGGACGCTGGAGGCCTGACGCTGGTTCCGGGCGTCTACACCGCCTCCTCCACTCTCGGGCTCACCGGCACCCTCACCCTGGACGCCCAGGGGGACCCCAACGCCGTCTGGGTGTTCCAGATCGGTTCGGGTCTGACGACGGCGTCCGGTAGCAGGGTGCTCCTCATCAACGGCGCCTCGCCGTGCAATGTCTTCTGGCAGGTCGGCAGCTCGGCCACCCTCGGCACCGACTCCACCTTCGTGGGCAACATCCTGGCCCTGACGTCGATCTCTGCCACGACGGGCGCGACCATCGACGGGCGGGCGCTGGCCCGTAACGGTGCTGTGACGCTGGACACCAACACGATCACCCGGCCGCAGTGCGCCGCTGGCACTACCGGTGCGACGACCGCCGGAACCACGGCCGGGACGACCGCCGGAACCACGGCCGGGACGACCGCCGGAACCACGGCCGGGACGACCGCCGGAACCACGGCCGGGACGACCGCCGGAACCACGGCCGGGACGACCGCCGGAACCACGGCCGGGACGACCGCCGGAACCACGGCCGGGACGACGGCCGGGACGACGGCCGGGACGACCGCAGGAACCACGGCCGGGACGACGGGTTCGACCACCGCCGGAACCACCGCCGGGACGACGGCCGGGACGACGGCCGGGACGACGGGTTCGACGACCGCCGGAACCACGGCCGGCACCACGGGTTCGACGACCGCCGGAACCACGGCCGGCACCACGGGTTCGACGACCGCCGGAACCACGGGCGGGACTACGGGTAGCACGACCGGTGGCAACACCGGCGGAAACGGGCATGGCTGCAAGCCCGGCAAGCCTGGCAAGCCCGGCAAGTTCGGCAAGCACGGCAAGTTCGGCAAGCACGGCAAGCACGGCAAGACCGACGAGTTCGGCAAGACCGACGAGTTCGGCAAGACCGATGAGTTCGGCAAGACCGATGAGTTCGGCAAGACCGGCGAGTTCGGGAAGACCGATGAGTTCGGCAAGTTCGGCAAGCCTGGCAAGTTCGGCAAGCCCGGCGAGTATGACGATCACGCCGACTATGACGACCAGTCCGGCACGGACTACGGCTACGACTGTGACCCTGCCTAG
- a CDS encoding DUF5926 family protein codes for MAKKRPQTKAKPLLTDGEIPVVGAREPCPCGSGRRYKACHGRAAAHAATELVHRPFEELPGECDWVALRELVPAATAELTLRDGLPAGVPSVTLATVLPMAWPALRRDDGSVLIGLQNDTASGDISRDLADTLLRALEAEPGSPVQGRRAPAEGPRLQDLLDPEGAFEPIVHSGFEFWVPDAENATPEVTASLERANAAAIPTVKLAGVDAAYWCRTPEKNHLRWVMPHPEEQLLDALARLHAAGRSSLGDGTRLVGSFRAHGLTVPVWDLPSEVGAEDVEKPAAEFAERLAAALAVTEPLTADERRARGGLTNRQVTLS; via the coding sequence ATGGCCAAGAAGCGACCCCAGACGAAGGCCAAGCCGCTGCTGACCGACGGGGAGATCCCGGTCGTCGGCGCCCGCGAACCCTGCCCCTGCGGCAGCGGCCGGCGCTACAAGGCCTGTCACGGCCGGGCCGCCGCGCATGCCGCGACCGAGCTGGTGCACCGTCCCTTCGAGGAACTGCCGGGCGAGTGCGACTGGGTCGCCCTGCGCGAGCTGGTCCCGGCGGCGACGGCGGAGCTGACCCTCCGGGACGGCCTGCCCGCGGGCGTCCCGTCGGTCACGCTGGCCACCGTGCTGCCGATGGCGTGGCCCGCGTTGCGCCGCGACGACGGCTCGGTCCTGATCGGCCTCCAGAACGACACCGCGTCGGGCGACATCAGCCGTGACCTCGCGGACACGCTGTTGCGCGCGCTGGAGGCCGAGCCCGGCAGCCCGGTGCAGGGCCGCCGCGCCCCCGCCGAGGGGCCCCGGCTCCAGGACCTGCTCGACCCGGAGGGCGCTTTCGAGCCGATCGTGCACAGCGGCTTCGAGTTCTGGGTGCCGGACGCGGAGAACGCCACGCCGGAGGTGACCGCCTCCCTGGAGCGGGCCAACGCCGCCGCCATCCCGACCGTGAAGCTGGCCGGCGTGGACGCCGCGTACTGGTGTCGGACGCCGGAGAAGAACCACCTGCGCTGGGTCATGCCCCATCCGGAGGAGCAGCTTCTGGACGCTCTCGCGCGGCTGCACGCGGCGGGGCGCTCCAGCCTCGGCGACGGCACCCGGCTCGTGGGCTCCTTCCGTGCTCACGGCCTCACCGTGCCGGTCTGGGACCTGCCGAGCGAGGTCGGGGCCGAGGACGTGGAGAAGCCGGCCGCCGAGTTCGCCGAGCGACTGGCCGCCGCCCTCGCCGTGACGGAACCGCTGACGGCGGACGAGCGCCGGGCGCGCGGCGGACTCACCAACCGGCAGGTCACGCTTAGCTGA
- a CDS encoding Dyp-type peroxidase, with the protein MTTADSGSAAGVRVEIEDVQSGALRPRPVPYEGKFLFLRVDDRHAGRALLRRLLPVTSGGLPSADRSQDAWVAVAFTYQGLRALGVPQESLDSFPRAFREGMAARAELIGDVGENAPAHWEAPFGTGDVHIALSALSSDAEQLDKELERARVAYRETPGVQVIWQQDVHQLPTGRTTFGFRDGISHPNIEGVGLPGSNPQEVPVKAGEFILGYPDETGNLPPMPSPDVLGRNGTYVAVRKIHTNVAAWRRYLRANSSNAEEEALLAAKMVGRWPSGAPLTLAPEHDDPELAADPQRVNNFLYRENDDRGLRCPAGAHIRRNNPRDATIVGDARMHRLIRRGTTYGPPLPEGVLEDDGADRGLVGVFIGAHLERQFEFIKAEWVNDGNFIGYPGEKDPVAGHHDGTDSVTIPEKPVRRRLRNLPSFVATRGGEYCFVPGLRALRWLAELED; encoded by the coding sequence ATGACCACGGCAGACAGCGGCAGCGCGGCGGGCGTGCGCGTCGAGATCGAGGACGTCCAGAGCGGGGCACTGCGTCCGAGGCCCGTGCCCTACGAGGGAAAGTTCCTCTTCCTGCGCGTCGACGACCGCCACGCCGGTCGTGCTCTGCTGCGGCGGCTGCTCCCGGTGACCTCCGGTGGCCTGCCGAGCGCGGACCGGAGCCAGGATGCCTGGGTGGCCGTGGCGTTCACCTACCAGGGGCTGAGGGCCCTGGGGGTGCCTCAGGAGTCGCTGGACAGCTTCCCGCGGGCGTTCCGTGAGGGCATGGCCGCTCGGGCGGAGCTGATCGGTGATGTGGGGGAGAACGCCCCGGCCCACTGGGAGGCACCGTTCGGGACGGGCGATGTCCACATCGCGTTGAGCGCCCTCTCCTCGGATGCGGAACAGTTGGACAAGGAGCTGGAGCGCGCCCGAGTCGCCTACCGGGAAACCCCGGGGGTCCAGGTGATCTGGCAACAGGACGTCCACCAGCTTCCGACCGGGCGCACCACCTTCGGCTTCCGGGACGGCATCAGCCATCCGAACATCGAGGGTGTCGGACTGCCCGGCTCGAACCCGCAGGAAGTCCCCGTCAAGGCGGGCGAGTTCATCCTCGGCTACCCCGACGAAACCGGCAATCTGCCGCCCATGCCCAGCCCTGATGTGCTGGGACGCAACGGAACCTACGTGGCCGTTCGCAAGATCCACACCAACGTGGCGGCCTGGCGCCGATACCTGCGCGCCAACAGTTCCAACGCCGAGGAGGAAGCACTGCTGGCGGCGAAAATGGTCGGGCGCTGGCCGAGTGGGGCTCCGCTGACGCTGGCGCCGGAGCACGACGACCCGGAGCTGGCGGCGGATCCGCAGCGCGTCAACAACTTCCTGTACCGGGAGAATGACGATCGCGGCTTGCGGTGCCCGGCCGGTGCGCACATCCGCCGGAACAACCCCCGCGATGCCACCATCGTCGGCGACGCACGGATGCACCGGCTCATCCGCCGTGGCACCACCTACGGTCCGCCGCTGCCCGAGGGCGTGCTGGAGGATGATGGTGCCGACCGGGGCCTGGTCGGAGTCTTCATCGGGGCCCACCTGGAACGTCAGTTCGAGTTCATCAAGGCCGAGTGGGTCAACGACGGCAACTTCATCGGCTACCCCGGCGAGAAGGACCCGGTGGCCGGACATCACGACGGAACCGACAGCGTCACCATCCCGGAGAAGCCCGTCCGGCGCCGCCTGCGGAACCTGCCCAGCTTCGTGGCCACCCGAGGCGGCGAGTACTGCTTCGTGCCGGGCCTTCGTGCCCTGCGCTGGCTCGCCGAACTGGAGGACTGA